The window CAGTAGCAGGCTTAAATGTGAATCTTGGAATTAGCTTAGGTCAAATAGGTTCAATAGCATTCTTTGCTTTATTGATATACTCATTAATGAGACATTCTGTATTAAAGAAAAATTAATAATATAATTAAAAAAGAGGATATTTAAATATCCTCTTTTCCTAATATAAAAAGAAGGTGACAAAATGGGTAAAAAAATAAAAAAAGATGATAATTTTTTGGAATTAGTTCCTAAAAAAACGGGTAAATATAAATGGGAAACAAATGAAGATGGGTTTGTTAAAATTATTATACCTAGAAACGGAGTATTAGATAAAATAGTTAGATTTTTCTTCAAAACTCCAAAAGAAATGAAAATAGATTTAGATGAACAAGGAAGTATTGTTTGGAAATTAATAGATGGCAAGAATAATATAGAAAATATAGGTAGTAGTCTAAAAGATGAGTTAGGGAAAAAAGCTGAACCAGTTTATGAAAGACTAGGAACGTATATAAATATTTTAAGAAATAATGATTTTATAACACTTGAGAAGGTAAGTGATTAGTATGATAAATATTGTGTTTAAGATATTATTAGTAGCTGTAACCTTTGCTTTTTTGCTATCGTGGGGATATATTAAGCAACAAAGAAAGAATGAGGAATTATTGAATAATTTATATAAGAAAATAGAGAATAAAGTAATGAATGAATTTAAGAAAAAAGAAAAATTGACTATAAAAGATATCGAAAATCTTATCAAAGGAACAAAGGCATCTTTGTTTTGGAGTAAGAATAAAATTACAGTAACTGATCCTAGGATATTTATTAAAAATTTAATAAAAGATATGTTAAGTAAAGGACTTATCATAGAAGTTGTGGATAATAATTCTAGGGTATATAAAGCTAGATGAATTATATTAAAAGGTGCATGTGAAAATAGAGTTTTTGATAAAACTATTTTCACATGCACCTTTTTTATAGCGAATAGGAAATAATATTATTTTTTGTTTTGTGGATAACTAGTTAAGAATGATATACTTGCAACTATTTTTAAGCAACGGAGCCTGTAAGGATCGTTGGCGACATGAGTCACCGCGTTAGCGAGTAGACGAATTTTTCGTATTTGTTGTATAAATTTCCCGGGTAATAGACTAAAATAAATTATTTGGTAATAAAATGTAGAAAAAATAAAGTGGAAATTAATACAGATTTTCAAAGTTTTGTATACTATGATAAACTTATAATAAAGGGTTTGGAGGGATTAACTTATGGAGAAAGAGTATTTTAAATATGGAAAAAAGGAAATAGAGTATTTAAAAGAAAAAGACAAAGTCTTAGGAGAAAATATTGATAAAATAGGATTTATAAAAAGAGAAATTATAAAAAATCCATTTGAAGCCTTGATATCTAGTATAGTAAGTCAGCAAGTATCTAAAAAGGCTGCTGAGACTGTATGGTTTAGATTTTGCAATTTAATCCATGAAATAACACCTGAAAATATTATAAATATAGATGATGAGAGTATAAAAAAATGTGGAATGAGTAATAGAAAGGTAGAGTACATAAAGGAAATTGCAGATGCAGCTTTAAGCAAAAGAGTTGATTTTAATAATTTAAAGCTTTTAACTGATGAAGAAATAATAAAACAATTAATTACTATTAGAGGGGTGGGTACTTGGACTGCTCAGATGATACTAATATTTTCATTAAATAGATTAAATGTTATAAGTTATGATGATTTGGGTATAAGAAAAGGAATAATAAATCTATATGAGTTAGAAGGTATATCAAGAAAGGAATTTAATGAATATAAGAAAAAATATAGTCCTTATGCTTCTGTAGCTTCTTTATATTTATGGGAGTTAGCCTCCAAATAAAATTAAGGGAATATAAGAAAATAGTATTTTGTTTAAAGAAAATTCTGTATCTATATACCAAAAATGATATAATATAGATAAAAATGTAATATTTTAGCGAAAGGGGATGATAATGATGGATAAAGCATATGATGTTGTAGAAAAAAAGGCTTATTATAATTTGGAAAAAGAAATTGAGCTAGCGCGTCATAAATTAAACAGTATTATAATAGAAAAAAATGAAAACTTACTGGATCAAGAGGTAATAAAGCTAAGCGAAGAATTAGATGAATTAATAGTTAAATTTCAGTATATTAAGTCTATACAAGATAATTGCTTGATGAACTTGAAAAATATAATGGGTACTCATTCTATTTTTTATTATTATGGAAAAGGTCATCTCTTTGCAAATATGATCAAGTATATTAAAGTTGGAGTAGATAATAATGAAGTGATATATATATCAATGCAACATGAATTGTATGAAGATTTGAAAAAAAGTTTAAATAAAGCAGGAATACAGGATAAACATTTGAAGTTTCAATCGGTTAAACAACTTATAGATAGTAATAATAGGGGTGGAGTAAAAGGTCTTAAAGAAAAGATTGAATTTTTAGCAGAGGAAGAGATTAAATCAGGATATAGTGGTATACGTTGGATAGGGCAGCCTACATATGCTATTGAGCAAACTTCTAAACAGGATTTTTTGAACTGGGAAATTAATTTAAGTGGAGGTCTAAGAAATACTAAGGCTTCACTTATTTGTATATATGATTATTATGACTATATAAATATTAAAAAAGTTATAGATGAAGAGGTTATAAAAAAATCAATAAATACGCATTCGCATATTTTGGAAAAGTTTTTTCTGAGGAGTACAGAGTAAGTAAAAAAATAAAACGAAACTTAATTAAGATGGAGTTTTTACTATAACTG is drawn from Tepidibacter hydrothermalis and contains these coding sequences:
- a CDS encoding PqqD family protein, giving the protein MGKKIKKDDNFLELVPKKTGKYKWETNEDGFVKIIIPRNGVLDKIVRFFFKTPKEMKIDLDEQGSIVWKLIDGKNNIENIGSSLKDELGKKAEPVYERLGTYINILRNNDFITLEKVSD
- a CDS encoding DNA-3-methyladenine glycosylase family protein, producing the protein MEKEYFKYGKKEIEYLKEKDKVLGENIDKIGFIKREIIKNPFEALISSIVSQQVSKKAAETVWFRFCNLIHEITPENIINIDDESIKKCGMSNRKVEYIKEIADAALSKRVDFNNLKLLTDEEIIKQLITIRGVGTWTAQMILIFSLNRLNVISYDDLGIRKGIINLYELEGISRKEFNEYKKKYSPYASVASLYLWELASK
- a CDS encoding MEDS domain-containing protein — encoded protein: MDKAYDVVEKKAYYNLEKEIELARHKLNSIIIEKNENLLDQEVIKLSEELDELIVKFQYIKSIQDNCLMNLKNIMGTHSIFYYYGKGHLFANMIKYIKVGVDNNEVIYISMQHELYEDLKKSLNKAGIQDKHLKFQSVKQLIDSNNRGGVKGLKEKIEFLAEEEIKSGYSGIRWIGQPTYAIEQTSKQDFLNWEINLSGGLRNTKASLICIYDYYDYINIKKVIDEEVIKKSINTHSHILEKFFLRSTE